In the Coleofasciculus chthonoplastes PCC 7420 genome, one interval contains:
- a CDS encoding nSTAND1 domain-containing NTPase produces MNKRHDFKKNHAIIIGINNYTEKPLRAAKNDAEKLAQILGSEERKKDEQYNVLLLTDEQATHSKLTNLLEALKEGKIHFPNETVELKENNRLLIYFSGHGLASSLEDSQKVRGEGEKEKFLNNQYLQCQDGKKLPLKDLFNALQPLNCRHLLLILDCCFAGQAINNTGLEDVSAYRTASFENDTEINYERQYQLMFKQRAWTAITSSGYEEALDSRSSSQTHSYFAQALFKALDYNTAEKSDSNKDDIITDNEIFTYLKNDKFVNEYQSPQKFNLTFTGKKQSGQYFFLMPDFEPNNLEKIKDTTPYQGLFAYEKEDAFKFRGRNKLVKDLFKRVYENNQKLTVVIGASGSGKSSLVKAGLIAKIDKENVLTQSDASNNKKSWKICEPIRPSEFPFKALIETIQAPQGFEEPNISAISKKLDKFYDKLNQNLVKNLELDRNNNDKNIKKEREDSFKELVNELIQQVSTEQNLLLVIDQFEELVTLCQPLEREYFLKLLAQMLKKSENLRVVLTVRSDFEIYFRGSSTTSDSASNTTDSDISQYWNQKARLVVDEMNIDELRQVIEKPARLFGVDFESDELVNNIIDDVRGMPGALALLSFTLEKLYQMAGGSSSPTEPVTITREHYQELGGVEKALTNKATEVYEKLGQKIEEKDKGQFTQESEKEYKEKFSKPNGNTLLEQIYLLLAIKSGAYRWSWIWNVSSKLGRLQPIPAEDESAGEVRQAMMKQLMLRMVTTQGGKLAKRPVPISELQYPEWRSRYKNATYRMCQVIDILIQERLIVSNSYESKKGDKKVEICYVEPAHDALILYWDKLSKKNEVQPQEQESQNQEQEQGWLEEQEEDLVLRDRLIAAVQDWQEQEGNRTKNNYINLIIESINIIFETGARFELEKNSLIFLRFATGLIIIIVFVILVAVELVIDLIISDLILAEFLVYVTVSILYLSLASFLGLALISPSFIFKLIKKTLKMIPALSPLNNVYKAGNKAKKLGKLIWNKDSRLEQVRQFLYARDSWLNKNETEFVRQSIIDKKREQLLLSVGMTLVGLGVTVLGVFYFWQYREANIRNVDTLRKSAEEKLKSNNDLHATIDILQAQKTLDNLNKLKFLSIFPQPDAEKAEVQRTLQKVFYEVRERNRIQVNRGSVYEMALSPDGTKLVTIGIDDTVILWNTSNGKQLDQFQTKQNEVWSVAFSPDSQLIATGGDDGTVKLWEIDKNDDNNVKPWKSNEQFETKHEIVHSITFINKDKNLDQGKYKLATIGGDDKVRVWDISSDRMELEISTKQKNIEKLAFSSQKNLLAIAGGDNQLRLCNLSYSGQQVESCKIDTKTVGKDILYSVAFTSDGKLVTGGEAGKVKLWKIGTDNNATFSKTLHKETEIKQETIYSLGWSSTNKRTDKLATLEADGTVILRDPSGKEIRPIRPPERIIPNTSVAISPDGTKLATANDDGVVQLWNTSGRRLGRISTRQEPVNSVVFSPDPDPDQRFIVTGGKDNEDGTLKLWDMAGNKLDEIETQQEEVMSVVFNPQNYKQLGTFGTDGTFKVWEISKEKDKLTLKDKPTELIETQITQVKSAVFTPDADQVITLTENGTVQLFQLLQDQQEPETLRENFPVDIKSLALSPKGEKLAIGGNDGTVWVWNGSAENKPTRLLQTQQGSIDALAYISNDKFATVGEDGTLRIWKTAGNPPIELQAKEQGIHSIAFSSGSDNFSLDSDSTTLATVAEDGTVSLWDTSSLGDTSDTSDKQPKPIRTKPGVASSVALSPDGTLLVIGHKDGKVELLDISGNPLDQIQLEQGVVTNLSFSSHHNLLVTIGEDNQSQSFWLVNIKTHSWINTSKPKFNTSPRQLRLDSVALSNDGTLAGVDQEGLVKVYGGNFSSKKPNDKGRNKNSLPEEPEEFPTQQGGVTSIALSSQNSLLAKNSLLAKNSLLAKNSLLATAGKDGSLRLGNTKGTQFDKIPTLQGQINRVVFSPDGTLLATIGKKTDTNKTTLKLWKISADDSTIDENTSNPFKSLAKWFSIPEKDYKLSPFQTLDNISNVAFSPDGQFLATLATEGGEGVNGKVRLWKLGTDKDLFTEICNWAADYLKNSQSLSASDRQLCDKASNFQ; encoded by the coding sequence CTGAAAAACCATTGAGAGCCGCAAAAAATGATGCAGAAAAACTGGCTCAAATTCTTGGCTCTGAAGAACGGAAAAAGGATGAGCAGTATAACGTTTTATTACTTACAGATGAACAGGCGACACACAGTAAGCTGACTAATTTACTGGAAGCTTTGAAAGAAGGAAAGATTCATTTCCCTAACGAAACAGTCGAACTCAAGGAAAATAATCGCCTTTTGATTTATTTTTCCGGTCATGGTCTTGCTTCTAGTCTCGAAGATAGCCAAAAAGTCCGTGGTGAAGGAGAAAAAGAAAAATTTCTTAACAACCAATATTTGCAATGCCAAGATGGAAAAAAATTACCTCTGAAAGATTTGTTTAATGCTCTTCAACCTCTAAATTGTCGTCATTTACTCCTTATTCTGGACTGCTGCTTTGCCGGTCAAGCAATAAATAATACAGGTCTGGAAGATGTAAGTGCATACAGGACAGCTAGTTTTGAAAATGACACAGAGATAAATTATGAGCGACAATACCAGCTCATGTTTAAACAACGTGCCTGGACAGCGATTACTTCATCGGGTTATGAGGAAGCTCTTGACTCCAGAAGTTCTAGTCAAACTCACTCCTATTTTGCACAAGCTTTATTCAAAGCCCTGGATTATAATACTGCGGAAAAATCGGATTCAAATAAAGATGATATCATCACAGATAACGAAATTTTTACTTATCTTAAAAATGATAAATTCGTAAATGAATATCAATCTCCTCAAAAATTTAACCTGACATTTACTGGCAAAAAACAATCCGGGCAATATTTTTTTCTGATGCCTGATTTTGAGCCAAACAACCTAGAAAAAATTAAAGATACAACTCCATATCAAGGTCTTTTTGCGTATGAAAAAGAAGACGCTTTCAAATTTAGGGGCAGGAATAAACTTGTCAAGGACTTATTCAAGCGTGTCTATGAAAACAATCAAAAGCTAACTGTTGTGATTGGTGCGTCTGGTTCTGGTAAGTCAAGTTTAGTCAAAGCGGGGCTGATTGCCAAGATAGATAAAGAAAATGTACTAACACAATCTGATGCATCTAACAACAAAAAATCATGGAAGATTTGTGAGCCAATTCGTCCTAGTGAATTTCCTTTTAAGGCATTAATCGAAACAATTCAAGCACCTCAAGGGTTTGAAGAACCCAATATTTCAGCTATTTCTAAAAAGTTAGATAAATTTTATGACAAGTTAAATCAAAATCTTGTAAAAAATTTGGAATTAGATCGCAATAATAATGATAAAAATATCAAAAAAGAAAGGGAGGATAGTTTTAAGGAATTAGTCAACGAGCTTATCCAACAAGTATCGACAGAGCAAAATTTGTTGCTAGTCATCGATCAGTTTGAGGAGTTAGTCACTCTATGTCAACCACTAGAACGAGAGTATTTCTTAAAATTACTAGCACAGATGTTAAAAAAGTCTGAAAATTTAAGAGTTGTCTTAACGGTGCGATCAGATTTTGAAATTTATTTTCGAGGTTCTTCAACGACTAGTGATTCTGCCAGCAACACTACTGACTCAGATATTAGTCAATACTGGAATCAAAAAGCCCGTTTAGTCGTTGATGAGATGAATATTGACGAACTGAGACAGGTAATTGAAAAACCTGCCAGACTTTTTGGTGTGGACTTTGAGTCAGATGAACTCGTTAATAACATTATTGACGATGTTCGAGGAATGCCGGGAGCACTGGCATTACTCTCCTTCACGTTGGAAAAACTTTATCAGATGGCTGGAGGTTCATCAAGTCCTACTGAGCCAGTAACAATCACCCGTGAGCATTATCAAGAATTAGGTGGTGTTGAAAAAGCTTTAACCAACAAGGCAACAGAAGTATACGAGAAACTTGGTCAAAAGATAGAAGAGAAGGATAAAGGACAATTCACTCAAGAATCTGAAAAAGAATATAAAGAAAAATTTAGCAAACCTAATGGGAACACCTTACTTGAGCAAATTTATCTTTTGTTGGCAATAAAATCAGGGGCATACAGATGGAGCTGGATATGGAATGTTTCTTCCAAACTGGGACGCTTGCAACCTATTCCTGCTGAGGATGAATCCGCAGGGGAGGTACGTCAAGCCATGATGAAACAGCTTATGCTCCGCATGGTCACAACTCAAGGAGGAAAATTAGCCAAGCGACCTGTACCCATATCTGAGTTACAGTATCCTGAGTGGCGTTCCCGGTACAAAAATGCTACATATCGTATGTGTCAGGTCATCGATATACTTATTCAGGAGCGCTTGATTGTTTCCAATTCCTACGAGTCTAAGAAGGGTGATAAGAAAGTAGAAATATGCTATGTAGAACCGGCTCATGATGCGCTCATCCTATATTGGGACAAGCTCAGTAAAAAGAATGAAGTCCAACCACAGGAACAGGAGAGTCAAAATCAAGAACAAGAACAAGGCTGGCTTGAAGAACAGGAGGAGGATTTAGTTCTAAGAGACCGCCTCATTGCTGCGGTTCAAGATTGGCAAGAACAAGAAGGAAATCGAACAAAAAATAATTATATTAACTTAATAATAGAATCGATTAATATTATTTTTGAAACCGGAGCTCGGTTTGAATTGGAGAAAAACTCTCTTATTTTCTTAAGATTTGCAACTGGCTTAATTATAATTATAGTTTTTGTAATTTTAGTTGCTGTTGAATTGGTTATAGATTTAATAATTTCCGATCTAATATTGGCAGAATTTCTAGTTTATGTAACAGTTTCTATTCTTTATTTGTCTCTGGCAAGTTTTCTGGGATTGGCACTCATTTCTCCTAGCTTTATTTTCAAATTAATAAAAAAAACTTTGAAGATGATTCCAGCTTTAAGCCCATTAAACAATGTATATAAAGCAGGTAACAAGGCTAAAAAGCTGGGAAAATTAATATGGAATAAAGACTCACGACTAGAGCAGGTTAGACAGTTTTTATATGCTCGTGATAGCTGGCTAAATAAGAATGAAACTGAGTTTGTGCGGCAAAGCATTATCGATAAAAAGCGGGAGCAATTGCTGTTATCAGTCGGGATGACACTGGTAGGATTAGGAGTTACGGTACTTGGAGTATTTTATTTCTGGCAATATAGAGAAGCTAATATTAGGAATGTTGATACTCTCAGAAAATCCGCAGAAGAAAAATTAAAGTCCAACAATGATTTGCACGCAACAATTGATATTTTGCAAGCACAAAAAACCCTGGATAATCTTAATAAGTTAAAATTCCTGTCAATTTTCCCTCAGCCAGATGCAGAGAAGGCAGAAGTTCAAAGAACCTTACAAAAAGTTTTTTATGAAGTCAGAGAACGCAATCGAATTCAGGTAAATCGAGGAAGTGTTTATGAAATGGCATTAAGTCCAGATGGCACAAAACTAGTAACCATTGGGATAGACGACACAGTCATTTTGTGGAACACATCAAATGGCAAGCAGCTTGACCAATTCCAAACAAAGCAAAATGAGGTCTGGAGCGTGGCATTCAGCCCTGACAGTCAACTCATTGCAACTGGTGGAGATGACGGCACAGTCAAACTGTGGGAAATTGACAAAAATGATGATAATAATGTTAAGCCCTGGAAAAGCAATGAACAGTTTGAGACAAAACATGAGATTGTACATAGCATCACCTTCATCAATAAAGATAAAAATTTAGATCAAGGTAAATATAAACTGGCAACCATTGGAGGAGACGACAAAGTCAGAGTGTGGGATATTTCGTCCGACCGGATGGAACTCGAGATTTCTACAAAGCAAAAAAATATTGAAAAATTGGCATTTAGTTCCCAGAAAAACCTATTGGCAATAGCCGGAGGAGATAATCAACTCAGATTGTGTAATTTATCGTATTCTGGACAACAAGTGGAATCCTGTAAAATTGACACAAAAACAGTCGGTAAAGACATTCTCTACAGTGTGGCGTTTACTTCTGATGGCAAATTAGTAACTGGAGGAGAGGCGGGCAAAGTCAAACTATGGAAAATTGGCACTGATAACAACGCTACATTCTCCAAAACACTGCACAAAGAAACAGAAATTAAACAAGAAACTATATACAGTCTAGGGTGGTCAAGCACCAACAAACGCACCGACAAACTGGCAACTCTGGAAGCCGATGGTACAGTTATTCTGCGAGACCCTTCGGGTAAAGAAATTCGACCTATCCGACCACCTGAAAGAATTATCCCCAACACGAGTGTGGCAATCAGTCCCGATGGCACAAAGCTGGCAACTGCTAACGACGATGGTGTGGTGCAACTGTGGAATACTTCGGGTAGACGCCTAGGTCGAATTAGCACAAGACAAGAGCCTGTTAATAGTGTAGTATTCAGCCCTGACCCTGACCCTGACCAACGGTTTATAGTAACTGGTGGAAAAGACAACGAAGATGGCACACTTAAACTATGGGATATGGCGGGAAATAAGCTTGATGAAATCGAAACCCAGCAAGAAGAAGTTATGAGCGTGGTGTTCAATCCTCAAAACTACAAGCAATTGGGAACTTTTGGAACGGACGGAACGTTCAAGGTGTGGGAAATTTCAAAAGAAAAAGACAAGTTAACATTAAAAGATAAACCAACCGAATTAATCGAAACCCAGATCACGCAAGTCAAAAGCGCCGTGTTCACTCCCGATGCTGACCAGGTGATTACACTTACAGAAAACGGCACAGTTCAATTATTTCAATTATTGCAAGACCAACAAGAGCCAGAGACTTTACGAGAAAACTTCCCAGTCGATATCAAAAGTTTGGCACTTAGCCCCAAGGGCGAGAAGCTGGCAATTGGGGGAAACGACGGTACGGTTTGGGTATGGAACGGTTCAGCGGAGAATAAACCGACTCGTCTATTGCAAACGCAACAAGGAAGTATTGATGCCTTAGCATACATTTCAAACGACAAGTTTGCCACCGTTGGCGAGGACGGTACTCTGAGAATATGGAAAACTGCTGGCAACCCGCCGATTGAACTCCAAGCGAAGGAACAAGGTATTCACAGCATCGCATTCAGTTCTGGCTCTGACAACTTTAGTTTGGACTCTGACAGTACTACATTAGCAACCGTTGCAGAAGACGGTACAGTCAGCTTATGGGATACCTCTAGCCTAGGGGATACTTCTGATACCTCTGACAAGCAGCCCAAGCCCATCCGAACCAAACCAGGTGTTGCTAGTAGTGTGGCTCTTAGTCCTGATGGCACTTTGCTGGTAATCGGTCACAAAGATGGTAAGGTTGAGCTATTGGATATTTCAGGCAATCCACTCGACCAAATCCAATTAGAGCAAGGAGTTGTTACTAACCTGAGCTTCAGTAGCCACCATAATCTATTGGTTACTATTGGAGAAGATAATCAGAGCCAGAGTTTTTGGCTAGTAAATATAAAAACGCACAGTTGGATTAATACCTCAAAACCTAAATTCAACACCTCTCCCAGGCAACTTCGTTTGGATAGTGTAGCGTTGAGTAACGACGGTACGCTGGCAGGTGTTGATCAAGAAGGTCTAGTTAAGGTGTATGGCGGCAACTTTTCGTCGAAAAAGCCTAACGATAAAGGGCGTAACAAAAACTCCTTACCTGAAGAACCTGAAGAATTCCCAACGCAGCAGGGTGGTGTAACGAGCATCGCTCTCAGTTCTCAAAACAGTCTATTGGCAAAAAACAGTCTATTGGCAAAAAACAGTCTATTGGCAAAAAACAGTCTATTGGCAACGGCTGGCAAGGATGGTTCAC